In Mycobacterium sp. Aquia_213, the sequence TCCGCCACCACATCCAACATCTGACCCACCAAATCCACACCCACCGGCACAGGCGCACCGACCGCAGCCAGCACAGCGGGAGTCCCGTTGTGCGCCACCGGAGCCACCGGAGCCATCAAGGACTGCAGGTAATCCACAATCTCCTGCAACGTCCCCAACGCCGCCATCGCCCCAGTCTCCACATCAGGCAACGCCGGCACCCGCTCCTGCACCGCCGACAAAATCTCCACCCGCTTAATCGAATCGATGCCCAAATCCGCCTCTAACGCCATCGACAAATCAAGCATCTCAACCGGATAACCCGTCTTATCCGCCACCACATCCAACATCTGACCCACCAAATCCACACCCACCGGCACAGGCGCACCGACCGCAGCCAGCACAGCGGGAGTCCCGTTGTGCGCCACCGGAGCCACCGGAGCCATCAAAGACTGCAGGTAATCCACAATCTCCTGCAACGTCCCCAACGCCGCCATCGCCCCAGTCTCCACATCAGGCAACGCCGGCACCCGCTCCTGCACCGCCGACAAAATCTCCACCCGCTTAATCGAATCGATGCCCAAATCCGCCTCTAACGCCATCGACAAATCAAGCATCTCAACCGGATAACCCGTCTTATCCGCCACCACATCCAACATCTGACCCACCAAATCCACACCCACCGGCACAGCAGGCGCAGACGCCACCGGCGCAGGCGCAGCGACCGCAGCCACCGGAGCCGGAGTCCCGTTAAGCGGCGCCGTCGATGTCCCGTTATGCGGCGCAGCCGGCACGACCGGGGCAGCCACCACCAACGGAGTTCCGTTGGCAATAGCGGGAGGTGCGGCCACCGCCGACGGGACGACCAGACCTTCCAAAACGCGCTGTAGCTGGTCGAATCCGTTGCGCAGCGTTCCTACCGCCGCGATCAGCTCCGTCACCGCTTCAGCACTCAGCGCGGGTACGGCCGCGGGCGCCGCGACGGGTCGCGGAGCCGGCAGAGTCAGCGCCGCGGGTGCAGGCAGCACGGCGGTGGCAGCAGCCGCGCCGACATGCGCGCCATGACCATTGCCGTTGCTGCCGGCGTGCCCATTGAGCGCGGCCGCGGCGGGCGCTACCGGCAGAACCGTCGGGGCAACCGGAAGCGGCGGCTCGGCAGCCGGCGCCGTGCCGTTCACGTGGCCCACGGGGGTAATTGATTCAGATGGCATGAATTTGGACTCCGATTCGGTCCTGTGTCCGTTGCTGCGGTCACTGCGGTCGAGAGTGATGTCGATATCGGATGGCCGCCGCACCGGCTCGTCGCTGATTGGCGGCCTTCCATAGTTGGATCCGTTGATCTTGAGGGTCAGTTTCGGCTGAACGCGGTTACGCGGATCGTCGCCGACGCGATAGTCGGCCCAGAGGCGCTCGAAATTCATCGGGACGCCGGCCGCCACGAGTTGGGCTAATCCGATCCACAGTGATCGAACGCCGTTCTTGCCCTTGGCATCCAGGGACACCGCGGAATGCTCCTCGCCGGCGAGGCACTTGCCGACGAGATTGGTCAGCACGCCGCCAGGACCGACCTCGATGAAGGTGCGTGCGCCGGCACGCCACATCGCCTGGATCTGCTCGACGAACCGCACCGGCTGGGCAATCTGGTTGGCGAGCGTGGTCCGCATTTGTTGCGCGTCACCGGTATACGGCTGCGCCGTCGCGTTGGCGTAGACCGGCACCTCGGGCACGCCGAACGCGACATCGGCGAGGAAGGAACCGAACGGAACCGCTGCGGGGCTGACGATGTCGGAATGGAAGGCCGTCGCGACATCCAGGCGTCGCGCGTTGATGCCCGCCGCGGCGAATCGCTGCGCCGCATGTTCGATGGCGGTGCTGTTGCCAGAAAGCACCGCCTGGTTGGGCGCATTGTGGTTGGCGATGACCACCGGGAGCCCCCACTCCCCGATCAGTTGGCGGACCTGGTCGACGGGCGCGGTCACCGCACACATCGCTCCATCGCTGTTGATGGCCGCTTCTGCCATCAACTCACCACGCTTGCGCGCGATTTGAAGGGCGACCTCGCCGCTGAAAACACCGGCGGCACAGAGGGCGCTGACTTCGCCGAAGCTGTGTCCGCCCACGGCAACGGGTGCGATGCCAAGAGCACGGATCACCGAGAGCAGGCTCAGGCTGTGTGCACCAATGCCTGGTTGCGCCCACTCGGTTTTCGTCAGCTCGGCCGACTGCGACGCGCGCTCGTCATCGGTGAACGCCGTCTTCGGCCAGACAACCTCGTGCAGATCGCGATCGGCATTCAACCGGTCAGCGCGGGCACATTCCCACGCCGACAATGCGGGCTCGTGGAGCTGCGGCAAGTCGGCACCCATGCCGACGTACTGGCTGCCCTGGCCCGGAAACAGCAAGGCGACGGGCCCGGGTCGTTGCGCCGAATAGAAGTAGCCCCTCGGCGAGGCGAACGATAGCGGCACATCCGCTGCGCCGAGCTTGACCGCGATTTCGTTCAGCATCGTCTGCAAGCCCGGGACGCTGTCGGCGACGACGGCCAGGCGGTGGGGCTGCGCAGCGTTGTAGGCGGCTTGCGTGCTGCGCGCGATCCAGCCGAGCATGTCGGGACTATCGACCAGTGATGCCGATAGCTGTGCGGCTTGTTCGGAGAGCGCTGCCGCGGACGGCGCGCCCAGCACGACCAGTTCGGAATCCCAGGACCGGTATCGCCAGGCACGCTTTCCGGTGCCCAGGTACTCCTCGACGGCGACGTGAAAGTTGGTGCCGCCGAAGCCGAACGAGCTGACCGAGGCGCGCCGCGGGACACCCTGGTCCGCCATCCATGGCTTGGCTTGCGTCGAGAGGTAGAACGGCGACTGCTCGATCTCGAGGGCGGGATTCGGCCGATCGATCTTGATGGTCGGCGGCAAGGCCTTGTGGTGCAGGGCCATCACCGCCTTGAACAGGCCGCACGCCCCTGCCGCACCCTTGGTGTGTCCGACCTGAGACTTGACCGAGCCGAGTGCGCACCATTGCCGATCCGCTCGCCCCGACTCGTTGAAGACCTCGCGCAACGCCGCGAACTCGGCGGCATCTCCGGCCTTGGTACCGGTGCCGTGCGCCTCGACCAGCCCAACGGTTTCCGGACCGTAGCCGGCAGCGGCGTAGGCGCGACGAAGAGCTTTCGCCTGACCCGCGGGACTTGGCGCATAGATGCTCTTTGCCCGGCCGTCCGACGAGGTGCCGAGGCCACGGATCACCGCGTAGATCCGGTCGCCGTTGCGCTCGGCGTCGTCGAGACGCTTGAGCGCGAACATCGACAGCCCCTCGCCGAGCATCGTGCCGTCCGATTGGTCGGAGAAGGGACGGCAGTCGCCACTGGCCGACAGCGCGGTGACCTTCGCAAAGCACATGTACATGAAGATGTCGTTGAAGGCGTCGACTCCACCGGCGATCACCATGTCGGATTCACCGAGGTACAGCTCGTGCAGCCCCACCTCAAGAGCGGCCAACGAGCTGGCGCACGCGGCGTCGACGACGCAGTTGGTACCGCCCAGATCGAAGCGGTTGGCGATGCGCCCGGCGATGACGTTGCCGAGAAGTCCGGGGAACGTGTTCTCCTGCCACGGCGCGTAGTTAGCCGTCACCCGTTCGCTGAACGCCGCGAGCTCGCGTTCCGAGAGACCGGCGGCCCGCAGTCCTCGCTCCCACACCGGGCGGTGCAGACGACCGCTGATGTACGTGATGAGCTCGGTGCCGCCGGAGGCGCCGAGCACCACGCTGATTCGCTCGCGGTCAATGTGAGAAAAATCACCGCCGGCGGCGTCCTCCAATACCTGCTGCGCAACCCTTAGTGCAAGAAGTTGGGCGGTATCGGTTGCGGGCATAACGTTCGGCGGAATGCCGAAATCCATTGGCGAAAAGTCGACATCCGGCAAGAATCCCCCGCGGCGCGCGTATACCTTGTCCGGCATATGCGGATCGGGGTGGTAGTAGTCGTCAATGCGCCAGTGCGACTCGGGGACCTCGGAGAACAGGTCGACGCCGCCGATGATGTTGCGCCAGAAGCGCTCGGCTTCGGGAGACCCGGGAAACAGCGCGCTCACACCAACAACCGCAACAGGGGGGTGTTTTGATGCCATCGATCACCTTTGCATTGGCTAGACGAGCAACATCGAGTGTTTACTTGCGGCACACACCGAGACTGATCGTCGAGGTTTTGCTGCATTGACCTGCACCCCCGGGCAGGCCTAGCGCTCGCCGGGACCATATCAGAACGCCGGGTCTTGTACTGACGAACAGTCAATACCGCTTGGCCGTCTTTCAGGCGGGCGGTGATCGGGCGGTTTCCTGGGTTGCCTGCGGAAAGCGACGGGGTGATGCTGGTGGGTCGGACGAGGCATTTCCGTGCTACGAGACCGCGCTCGCTGACGCCGCGGAGCCGCCGCCGGTGGGGCTCGCTTGCTATTTGCCGGCGCATCACGGGCCGTCGCACCGGCGTCACCGCAGGCTTATCCGACAAATATCTGGTTGATCGCAAATGGCGCCGTATCCGGTTACCGGCTGGTAACTGAGCGCGAATCCGGTATTGGTCACGTTCGGCTGATTTCTCCGGAAGTTGCATCGGAAAATTTGCCAAGGTGGTGAAATCGGGTGCATGGCAGATATGCCGAACCAATTCGGCAATACCGCCGTCCGACGCATTTCCTCGTCGCCCAACGTTCGAGCAACATTCGAGCGACCACTCGGGGTTTATGCGCGCCGAAACCAGATCTTCTTTGCCGAATTATCGGACCGATCTTGGTCAAACCCCACGTCAGCGGCCCATGATTCGGAAACGCCGCCGAAGTGGCCGCCCAAGGCCAAGCATCAGGTTACTCACGGGTAATTATCGGCGGCGGGCCGAAAACACCTACAAAGACAGCGGGCGCGGAATGTAGTTGAATGCATCGGCCGGAACAGGAACACCGCATTTGCGGGCCTGATGGGCGCGGCTGATGTGGGTGGCCCCCTCGAGCAGATTCAGCGCCACCTGGTCGACGGTCCGGTGTTCAGCCTGCTCCAGGTAGCTACCCGCCACCCAGCTGTTGAAGGCTCCCATGGACGGGCCACACCAGATCTGGTAATCCAGGACACGATCGGGTTGGCCATCGATCGCCCACCGGCTTGACTTGCCGAGGTACCAGCGGAACACCAGCCCCATCTGATACTTCGAGTCTCGATTCGCGAGCTCGAGCACCGCGGGGTCGCGCTGCTCCCAGTACTGATGCGTTTCAGCCCACACGTCCCCGACACTCTTGCCGAGAATCTTCTCCAGCTCGGCGCCGTGCTTGTCCACCACGGCACTCAGGTCCGGGTTGCCCGCGTACCACTCGTAGAGCTTCCGCGCCCGCGGGCCGAACATGGCACCACGTTTGAGGACCTGCAGATTCACGCCCATCTCGAACATGTCGGAAGCCGGGGCCATCATCACGTCGGCCACGCCGGCCTTGGCGAGCATGCCGCGGGCGTGTGGGGAGAGGCCCGACTCTATGCACGCCTGATTGACCGAGCCGGTCAGCACGTAGGCAGCACCCATCGCGAACGCTCCGGCAACGGACTGCGGTGTACCAAGACCCCCGGCGGCACCCACGCGTATCCGGGACGCCAGGCCGTGCTGCCGCGCCAGCTTGTCCCGCAGCAGCACGATCTCCGAGAAAAGCGCTGGCAGCGGGCGATTGTCGGTATGCCCTCCGCTGTCGGCCTCGACCGTGATGTCTTCGGCCACCGGGACATATTGTGCGAGCTCGGCTTCCCGCTCGGTCAACTTGCCGGCCGCGACAAGTGCCGATACCAACGCTGCGGGCGCGGGCTCCATGAACATGCGGGCGACCTCGGGACGCGAGATCTTCGCCATCACGTGGTTGTTGCGAACGATCGCGCCGGCCGGGTCGGTCGACAGACCCGATAGGGCGTAGTGGACGACTGCGGGGGTGAGTTTCATGAACGCCGAGGCCTCGACGACGCGGACGCCTCGTTCGATGAACAGCTCGGCGACCCGTCCCTCGAGCGCAACCTCGTTGGGAGAGTGGATCAGGTTTGCGCCCCAGGCAAGGTTTCTGCCCGCCAGCCTGGTCGAAATGTCGGCCAGCCCGCGTTCGACGGCCGCATACGACAGGCCGCCCGCGCCGAAGAAGCCCAGCATGCCGGCCTCCGCGATGGCCACCACCAAAGCGGGTGTGGCGATGCCGTTTGCCATGGCGCCGGTGACATAGGGGAAGCGGATCCCGTGGGACTCGCAGAACTCGCGGTCGCCCAACCATTCCGGATAGATCGGGGGCAGGGTCCCCATCAGGGATACGTCGGACCCACCGGCACCGACCAGTTCACCGCCCATCGCAAGGCCGAGCTGGCCGGTGGCGTCCTCGCGGACGACATGAACCGGGTGGCGCACGTACTGCAGGATGTGAGCGATGTCTGGTGGCGCGAATGCGGCCGGCGCAGTGCTCGGGCGCCACCCGCCCAGGGACGGGCTCACGCCTGCCTCGGTGCGATCGCCTAATACAGCGGTAGGTCGCTCATTCACTGCCGAGTCCTTCCATCACAGTGTTGACGCGTTATCCCCCGCGGTAGCCGTGCATTAAATCAAGAATGAGCTTCTCACGAACCACTATCGAGCGAGTGAGGAATCCTCATCATCGGGTCGGGCCGGCATTGAGCCCCGACTCATCTCGATCGGCGCTGAGCGGGCTCGATGGTCAGCGATCGCCG encodes:
- a CDS encoding type I polyketide synthase; its protein translation is MSALFPGSPEAERFWRNIIGGVDLFSEVPESHWRIDDYYHPDPHMPDKVYARRGGFLPDVDFSPMDFGIPPNVMPATDTAQLLALRVAQQVLEDAAGGDFSHIDRERISVVLGASGGTELITYISGRLHRPVWERGLRAAGLSERELAAFSERVTANYAPWQENTFPGLLGNVIAGRIANRFDLGGTNCVVDAACASSLAALEVGLHELYLGESDMVIAGGVDAFNDIFMYMCFAKVTALSASGDCRPFSDQSDGTMLGEGLSMFALKRLDDAERNGDRIYAVIRGLGTSSDGRAKSIYAPSPAGQAKALRRAYAAAGYGPETVGLVEAHGTGTKAGDAAEFAALREVFNESGRADRQWCALGSVKSQVGHTKGAAGACGLFKAVMALHHKALPPTIKIDRPNPALEIEQSPFYLSTQAKPWMADQGVPRRASVSSFGFGGTNFHVAVEEYLGTGKRAWRYRSWDSELVVLGAPSAAALSEQAAQLSASLVDSPDMLGWIARSTQAAYNAAQPHRLAVVADSVPGLQTMLNEIAVKLGAADVPLSFASPRGYFYSAQRPGPVALLFPGQGSQYVGMGADLPQLHEPALSAWECARADRLNADRDLHEVVWPKTAFTDDERASQSAELTKTEWAQPGIGAHSLSLLSVIRALGIAPVAVGGHSFGEVSALCAAGVFSGEVALQIARKRGELMAEAAINSDGAMCAVTAPVDQVRQLIGEWGLPVVIANHNAPNQAVLSGNSTAIEHAAQRFAAAGINARRLDVATAFHSDIVSPAAVPFGSFLADVAFGVPEVPVYANATAQPYTGDAQQMRTTLANQIAQPVRFVEQIQAMWRAGARTFIEVGPGGVLTNLVGKCLAGEEHSAVSLDAKGKNGVRSLWIGLAQLVAAGVPMNFERLWADYRVGDDPRNRVQPKLTLKINGSNYGRPPISDEPVRRPSDIDITLDRSDRSNGHRTESESKFMPSESITPVGHVNGTAPAAEPPLPVAPTVLPVAPAAAALNGHAGSNGNGHGAHVGAAAATAVLPAPAALTLPAPRPVAAPAAVPALSAEAVTELIAAVGTLRNGFDQLQRVLEGLVVPSAVAAPPAIANGTPLVVAAPVVPAAPHNGTSTAPLNGTPAPVAAVAAPAPVASAPAVPVGVDLVGQMLDVVADKTGYPVEMLDLSMALEADLGIDSIKRVEILSAVQERVPALPDVETGAMAALGTLQEIVDYLQSLMAPVAPVAHNGTPAVLAAVGAPVPVGVDLVGQMLDVVADKTGYPVEMLDLSMALEADLGIDSIKRVEILSAVQERVPALPDVETGAMAALGTLQEIVDYLQSLMAPVAPVAHNGTPAVLAAVGAPVPVGVDLVGQMLDVVADKTGYPVEMLDLSMALEADLGIDSIKRVEILSAVQERVPALPDVETGAMAALGTLQEIVDYLQSSVVPVAHNGAPPMHAPPPAPAIPNGTVAGDRLPFELAGAAIARHAVRAVAAPASGMAMPGLYSAANVEIVATSPGVGEALAAILRTHGISASTVTEPNVNAEAVIHLGGLQHTTSRADTLALNRVVFAHAQRVATRFEEQGGVFVTVQDTGGTFGLLTEPGSRAWAGGIGALAKTAAQEWPKAQVKAIDIAVGQLTPIAIAEHIAHEILAGGAELEVGLGSTHGRVTIVADATPVATHTRRIDQRDVIVVSGGGRGVTAASVIALAEQTQASFVLIGRTELGDEPPAAQGLTTDAELKRALLTSAAAQGLKLTPKQLEQQVRRILADREVRATLAALTAAGSRVRYATADVRDASQLGALLDGVRADFGPITGLVHGAGVLADAPLHKKTLDGYDRVFETKVGGLCALLDATATDALKLVCLFSSVAARSGNVGQSDYAMANEILNKVALSEQARRGPGCLVRALGWGPWDSGMVTPGLKAMFESRGISLIPLADGARAFVSDVLDAQTVSPEVILGDGVLAGVPTHPVPAEGRVARVVAQAARQPYLLDHRIQGNVVLPIVQALEWFVRMAQACRPGQRVDQIFDLRVLRGVTLHDIDQRGDALLVRCASVEDHPHRLACTLSDASGSTAYYSATVEMGSGAMAIPVPAAAPIGGRQLNRDTCYTNGALFHGPAFQVLESVECQTSTATAPLYGLTVVGWPGEGWATDPAALDGCLQAALVWSHEQLGAKVLPLRVGEIVRYRAGALGDGLRCVLSNGVAKNSRAVCDLDLVDADNLLVASIKRLEMYPYGS
- a CDS encoding PfaD family polyunsaturated fatty acid/polyketide biosynthesis protein, whose translation is MSPSLGGWRPSTAPAAFAPPDIAHILQYVRHPVHVVREDATGQLGLAMGGELVGAGGSDVSLMGTLPPIYPEWLGDREFCESHGIRFPYVTGAMANGIATPALVVAIAEAGMLGFFGAGGLSYAAVERGLADISTRLAGRNLAWGANLIHSPNEVALEGRVAELFIERGVRVVEASAFMKLTPAVVHYALSGLSTDPAGAIVRNNHVMAKISRPEVARMFMEPAPAALVSALVAAGKLTEREAELAQYVPVAEDITVEADSGGHTDNRPLPALFSEIVLLRDKLARQHGLASRIRVGAAGGLGTPQSVAGAFAMGAAYVLTGSVNQACIESGLSPHARGMLAKAGVADVMMAPASDMFEMGVNLQVLKRGAMFGPRARKLYEWYAGNPDLSAVVDKHGAELEKILGKSVGDVWAETHQYWEQRDPAVLELANRDSKYQMGLVFRWYLGKSSRWAIDGQPDRVLDYQIWCGPSMGAFNSWVAGSYLEQAEHRTVDQVALNLLEGATHISRAHQARKCGVPVPADAFNYIPRPLSL